Proteins encoded in a region of the Mariprofundus ferrinatatus genome:
- the rplC gene encoding 50S ribosomal protein L3, translating into MSVGLIARKAGMTQVFAEDGSAVPVTVLNVEPCKVIARRTADRDGYDAVQVGFGAAKRNNTRAVQGHFAKQGQEVTGGLKEFRVAADAEFELGQELNAGLFEVGQKIDISGTSKGRGFAGVMKRYNFAGGRATHGAEKVHRQMGSTGQCQWPGRVFPGKKMPGHYGNERVTTQNLEVIRVDAESNRILVRGAVPGSRGGLVELRPAVKGA; encoded by the coding sequence ATGAGTGTTGGATTGATCGCCCGGAAAGCGGGCATGACACAGGTCTTCGCAGAAGATGGTTCTGCGGTCCCTGTGACTGTATTGAATGTTGAGCCATGCAAGGTGATTGCGCGTCGCACTGCAGACCGCGATGGCTACGATGCCGTTCAGGTGGGTTTTGGCGCTGCCAAGCGCAATAACACCCGTGCTGTTCAGGGTCATTTCGCCAAGCAGGGTCAGGAAGTTACCGGTGGTCTGAAAGAGTTCCGTGTTGCTGCTGATGCTGAATTCGAACTGGGCCAGGAGTTGAATGCCGGTCTGTTTGAAGTTGGCCAGAAGATTGATATCTCAGGCACCTCTAAGGGTCGTGGTTTTGCCGGCGTCATGAAGCGTTACAATTTCGCCGGTGGCCGTGCCACCCACGGTGCTGAAAAAGTACATCGCCAGATGGGTTCTACCGGTCAGTGTCAGTGGCCGGGCCGTGTATTTCCGGGCAAGAAGATGCCTGGTCACTACGGTAACGAGCGTGTTACGACTCAGAACCTTGAAGTGATTCGCGTGGACGCTGAGTCCAATCGTATTCTGGTAAGGGGTGCTGTTCCCGGTTCGCGTGGCGGGCTGGTTGAACTGCGTCCTGCCGTGAAGGGAGCGTAA
- the rpsJ gene encoding 30S ribosomal protein S10, whose amino-acid sequence MATQSIRIRLKAFDHRILDKSAADIVATAKRTGAEVRGPIPIPTKIRKFCVIKSPHKYKDSREQFEIRTHKRMLDIDKPTPQTVDALMKLDLPSGVDVEIKL is encoded by the coding sequence GTGGCAACTCAAAGTATTCGTATTCGCCTTAAGGCTTTTGATCACCGCATTCTTGATAAGAGCGCGGCTGACATTGTGGCGACAGCAAAACGTACCGGTGCGGAGGTTCGTGGTCCGATTCCGATTCCGACCAAGATTCGCAAATTCTGCGTAATCAAGTCACCGCACAAGTACAAGGATTCTCGTGAACAGTTCGAGATTCGTACTCACAAGCGCATGCTTGATATTGATAAGCCGACTCCACAGACCGTGGATGCGCTAATGAAGCTTGATCTGCCATCCGGTGTGGATGTCGAGATCAAACTTTAA
- the tuf gene encoding elongation factor Tu, translated as MAKEKFERTKPHVNIGTIGHVDHGKTTLTAAITKVLSLTGGATFKDYGDIDGAPEERERGITIATAHVEYETEARHYAHVDCPGHADYVKNMITGAAQMDGGILVVSAADGPMPQTREHVLLARQVNVPHLVVYLNKADMVDDEELLELVEMEVRELLDSYDFPGDDTPIIIGSALKALEGDQSEIGEASILRLMEAVDSFIPTPERPIDKTFLMPIEDVFSISGRGTVVTGRIEQGIVKVGDEIEIVGIKATTKTTCTGVEMFRKLLDSGEAGDNVGVLLRGTKREDVERGQVLAKPGSITPHTTFKAEAYILTKEEGGRHTPFFNGYRPQFYFRTTDVTGSVQLPEGTEMVMPGDNISMDVELITPIAMDKELRFAIREGGRTVGAGVVTDISK; from the coding sequence ATGGCAAAGGAAAAGTTTGAGCGTACGAAACCGCATGTGAACATTGGTACGATTGGTCACGTTGACCATGGCAAGACCACGTTGACCGCTGCGATCACCAAGGTTCTGTCTTTGACAGGCGGCGCTACCTTCAAGGATTACGGCGATATTGACGGTGCTCCTGAAGAGCGCGAGCGCGGTATTACAATTGCTACAGCTCACGTTGAGTACGAGACAGAAGCGCGTCACTACGCACACGTTGACTGCCCGGGCCATGCTGACTACGTGAAGAACATGATCACCGGTGCTGCCCAGATGGACGGTGGTATTCTGGTTGTATCGGCTGCAGACGGCCCGATGCCACAGACCCGCGAGCACGTACTTCTGGCGCGTCAGGTAAACGTACCTCACCTGGTTGTATACCTGAACAAGGCTGACATGGTTGATGATGAAGAGCTTCTTGAGCTGGTAGAGATGGAAGTTCGTGAACTTCTGGACTCATACGACTTCCCTGGTGATGACACTCCGATCATTATCGGTTCTGCGCTGAAGGCGCTGGAAGGCGACCAGTCTGAAATTGGTGAGGCATCTATTCTTCGCCTGATGGAAGCGGTGGATTCATTCATTCCTACGCCTGAGCGTCCAATCGACAAGACCTTCCTGATGCCAATCGAGGACGTTTTCTCGATCTCAGGCCGCGGTACTGTTGTAACCGGTCGTATTGAGCAGGGTATTGTTAAGGTTGGTGACGAGATCGAGATCGTTGGTATCAAGGCTACCACCAAGACAACCTGTACCGGTGTTGAGATGTTCCGCAAGCTGCTGGATTCCGGCGAAGCTGGCGACAACGTTGGTGTACTGCTGCGTGGTACCAAGCGTGAAGATGTTGAGCGTGGTCAGGTACTGGCGAAGCCGGGTTCTATTACTCCTCACACCACTTTCAAGGCAGAGGCATATATTCTGACCAAGGAAGAGGGTGGTCGTCATACGCCATTCTTCAACGGTTACCGTCCACAGTTCTACTTCCGTACAACTGACGTGACTGGTTCCGTACAGCTGCCAGAGGGCACCGAGATGGTGATGCCTGGCGATAACATCTCTATGGATGTTGAACTGATCACTCCGATCGCGATGGACAAAGAGCTCCGTTTCGCAATTCGTGAGGGTGGTCGTACGGTCGGCGCTGGCGTCGTAACCGACATTAGTAAATAA
- the fusA gene encoding elongation factor G: protein MARKTPLQRVRNIGIMAHIDAGKTTATERILFYTGVSHKIGEVHDGAATMDWMAQEQERGITITSAATTCSWKDHQINIIDTPGHVDFTIEVERSLRVLDGAVGVFCAVGGVQPQSETVWRQADKYKVPRIAFVNKMDRTGARFFEVVDEIRERLGHNAVALNVPIGAEEDFQGVIDLVSMKAIVWQDEAMGAMYDVIDIPEELAEVAEERREMLLDAVLVHDEDLMMAYLEGEEIDQDALKKCIRQAVLDIEVIPVMCGTAFKNKGIQTLLDAVVDYMPAPVDVPAIKGIHPDTEAEDSRPSSDEKPFAALAFKVMTDPFVGTLTFFRVYSGVVEAGSYVINSTKDKKERLGRILQMHANERTEIKEVRAGDIAAAVGLKFTTTGDTLCTPEAPIILERMEFPEPVISVAIEPKTKADQEKMGIALGRLAAEDPSFRVRTDEETGQTIISGMGELHLEIIVDRMKREFKVEANVGKPQVAYRETIRTKTKAEGKFVRQSGGRGQYGHCWLEIEPLEPGEGFQFVDAVTGGSIPREYIPAVGKGAEEAMQNGVLAGYPMVDIKVTVVDGSYHDVDSNEMAFKVAGSMGFRAGCAQAKPVILEPIMEVEVVTPEDYMGDIVGDLNRRRGRVLGMEDRSNAKVVDAEVPLSEMFGYSTNLRSASQGRATYTMQFKHYEEVPNNIAQEIIAAVKG from the coding sequence GTGGCTCGTAAGACCCCACTTCAACGTGTACGTAATATCGGCATCATGGCGCATATTGACGCTGGTAAAACCACTGCGACTGAACGTATTCTTTTCTACACCGGCGTAAGCCACAAGATCGGTGAGGTGCATGACGGCGCTGCGACCATGGACTGGATGGCGCAGGAGCAGGAGCGTGGCATCACCATTACCTCCGCGGCAACAACTTGTTCGTGGAAAGACCATCAGATTAATATCATCGACACCCCCGGACACGTGGACTTCACCATTGAGGTGGAGCGTTCTCTGCGTGTGCTTGACGGCGCTGTCGGCGTCTTCTGTGCAGTGGGTGGTGTTCAGCCACAGTCCGAGACCGTTTGGCGTCAGGCGGACAAGTATAAGGTTCCCCGTATCGCATTTGTAAACAAGATGGACCGCACCGGTGCGCGCTTCTTTGAGGTTGTTGATGAGATTCGCGAGCGTCTGGGTCACAACGCGGTTGCCTTGAATGTGCCGATCGGCGCTGAAGAGGATTTCCAGGGTGTGATCGACCTGGTGTCCATGAAGGCGATTGTCTGGCAGGACGAAGCCATGGGTGCGATGTACGACGTGATCGATATCCCTGAAGAGCTGGCTGAGGTTGCTGAAGAGCGCCGCGAGATGCTTCTCGATGCAGTTCTGGTGCACGACGAAGATCTGATGATGGCTTACCTTGAGGGTGAAGAGATTGACCAGGATGCGCTGAAGAAGTGCATCCGTCAGGCTGTGCTCGACATCGAAGTGATCCCTGTCATGTGCGGTACCGCATTCAAGAACAAGGGCATCCAGACCCTGCTTGACGCTGTTGTGGATTACATGCCTGCGCCAGTTGATGTTCCTGCAATTAAAGGTATCCATCCGGACACCGAGGCGGAAGATTCCCGTCCTTCATCCGATGAGAAGCCGTTTGCTGCCCTGGCATTCAAGGTGATGACCGACCCGTTTGTGGGAACCCTTACCTTCTTCCGCGTCTACTCCGGCGTGGTCGAGGCTGGCTCCTACGTGATCAACTCCACCAAGGATAAGAAAGAGCGTCTGGGCCGAATTCTGCAGATGCACGCCAACGAGCGTACGGAGATCAAAGAGGTTCGCGCCGGCGACATCGCTGCTGCCGTAGGCCTGAAGTTCACCACTACCGGTGATACGCTTTGCACTCCTGAGGCTCCGATCATTCTGGAGCGCATGGAGTTCCCTGAGCCGGTGATCTCCGTTGCTATTGAGCCGAAGACCAAGGCTGACCAGGAGAAGATGGGTATCGCACTCGGACGTCTGGCTGCAGAGGATCCATCTTTCCGCGTCCGCACCGATGAAGAGACCGGTCAGACCATCATTTCAGGCATGGGCGAGCTGCACCTCGAGATCATCGTCGACCGTATGAAGCGCGAGTTCAAGGTTGAGGCGAATGTTGGTAAGCCTCAGGTGGCCTACCGTGAAACCATTCGCACCAAGACCAAGGCTGAAGGTAAGTTTGTACGTCAGTCTGGTGGTCGCGGTCAGTATGGTCACTGCTGGCTTGAGATCGAACCGCTTGAGCCGGGTGAGGGCTTCCAGTTTGTTGATGCCGTCACCGGTGGCTCCATCCCCCGCGAGTATATCCCTGCAGTTGGCAAGGGTGCTGAAGAGGCGATGCAGAACGGTGTTCTGGCCGGTTATCCTATGGTGGATATCAAGGTTACCGTTGTTGACGGCTCCTACCACGATGTCGACTCCAACGAGATGGCGTTCAAGGTTGCAGGCTCCATGGGTTTCCGTGCCGGTTGTGCACAGGCCAAGCCGGTTATCCTCGAGCCGATCATGGAAGTTGAGGTGGTAACACCTGAAGATTACATGGGCGATATTGTTGGTGACCTGAACCGTCGTCGTGGCCGCGTACTGGGCATGGAAGATCGTTCCAATGCCAAGGTTGTTGATGCGGAAGTTCCGCTTTCCGAGATGTTCGGATATTCAACCAACCTGCGTTCGGCGTCTCAGGGGCGTGCGACCTACACCATGCAGTTTAAACATTATGAAGAAGTTCCAAACAACATTGCGCAAGAGATCATTGCGGCTGTTAAGGGTTAA
- the rpsG gene encoding 30S ribosomal protein S7 yields MPRKGPAPRRPVVPDAKFGNTTVSNVINKVMLDGKKTVAEAIVYEAMDIAAEKTGNDPLACLLNAIEAIKPAVEVKSRRVGGATYQVPMEVSDRRQHSLGVRWLVEFSRKRSEYTMAQRLGNEMADSVAERGGAFKKRDETHRMAEANKAFSHFRW; encoded by the coding sequence ATGCCACGTAAAGGACCTGCCCCACGCCGCCCGGTTGTGCCGGATGCGAAGTTTGGTAACACCACTGTATCCAATGTGATTAACAAGGTGATGCTGGACGGCAAGAAGACCGTAGCTGAAGCGATTGTTTATGAGGCGATGGATATCGCTGCTGAGAAGACCGGTAATGATCCGCTGGCTTGCCTGCTGAATGCTATCGAGGCGATTAAGCCTGCGGTCGAGGTGAAATCCCGCCGTGTTGGTGGCGCCACCTATCAGGTGCCGATGGAAGTTTCCGACCGTCGTCAGCACTCGCTGGGTGTTCGCTGGCTGGTTGAGTTTTCGCGTAAGCGTTCCGAGTACACCATGGCTCAGCGTCTGGGTAATGAGATGGCTGATTCTGTTGCGGAGCGCGGCGGAGCATTCAAGAAGCGCGATGAGACCCATCGTATGGCGGAAGCCAACAAGGCGTTCTCGCACTTCCGCTGGTAA
- the rpsL gene encoding 30S ribosomal protein S12, whose amino-acid sequence MPTINQLIRSERKDKRKINKVPALQACPQRRGVCTRVYTTTPKKPNSALRKVARVRLTNGMEVTAYIPGEGHKLQEHSVVLIRGGRVKDLPGVRYHILRGVLDTTGVEGRKQARSKYGAKRPK is encoded by the coding sequence ATGCCAACGATTAATCAGTTGATTCGCAGCGAGCGAAAAGACAAACGAAAGATCAACAAGGTTCCTGCTCTGCAGGCGTGCCCACAGCGTCGTGGCGTATGTACCCGTGTTTACACCACGACCCCGAAGAAGCCTAACTCGGCACTTCGTAAGGTTGCCCGTGTGCGTCTGACCAACGGTATGGAAGTGACTGCTTACATTCCGGGTGAGGGCCACAAGCTGCAGGAGCACTCGGTTGTGCTGATCCGCGGCGGCCGTGTAAAGGATTTGCCAGGTGTGCGTTACCACATTCTCCGTGGTGTTTTGGATACAACGGGTGTTGAGGGCCGTAAGCAGGCTCGCTCGAAGTACGGCGCGAAGCGTCCGAAGTAA
- a CDS encoding NAD(P)(+) transhydrogenase (Re/Si-specific) subunit beta has product MLSVNMVAFAYLIASVLIIFALKGLASPETARRGNTFGMLGMGIAALVTLQLESVQNYAWIVAAIGVGGLLGGITARKVPMTHMPQTVAFMHSLVGLAAVLIAVSALYDPVAYGIADASGGLHLASRIELFLGTFIGAITFTASLIAFGKLQGLLSGRPLVFGGQHVVNLVLGIGMIGAGILFCVNGAWLPFLVMLAIALVLGVLLIVPIGGADMPVIVSMLNSYSGWAAAGIGFTLGNNMLIIAGALVGSSGAILSYIMCKAMNRSLFNVLLGGFGGDAPAAGGAAAAGERPVHSGAAEDAAFMIGNARSVVIIPGYGLAVARAQHALKEMVDLLLKQGVEVKFAIHPVAGRMPGHMNVLLAEADVPYDIVFEMDEINSEFAETDVALVIGANDVVNPAAKTDPASPIYGMPILEAAKAHHVIVVKRSLAAGYAGLDNDLFYMDRTMMLFDDAKKACEKIIQALD; this is encoded by the coding sequence ATGCTCTCAGTCAATATGGTGGCATTTGCCTATCTGATCGCCTCGGTGCTGATCATCTTTGCGCTGAAGGGGTTGGCCAGCCCTGAAACTGCCCGTCGTGGTAACACCTTCGGCATGCTCGGTATGGGTATTGCAGCACTGGTAACGCTGCAGCTTGAGTCTGTGCAGAACTACGCCTGGATCGTGGCGGCGATTGGCGTCGGCGGCCTGCTTGGAGGCATTACCGCACGCAAGGTGCCGATGACCCATATGCCGCAGACAGTTGCCTTCATGCATTCGCTGGTGGGTCTGGCAGCCGTGTTGATTGCGGTTTCCGCCCTTTATGATCCGGTTGCTTATGGCATTGCAGATGCCAGTGGCGGCTTGCATCTGGCCAGTCGCATCGAACTGTTTCTCGGTACCTTTATTGGTGCCATCACCTTTACCGCCTCGCTGATCGCTTTCGGCAAGTTGCAGGGTCTGCTCTCCGGCAGGCCGCTGGTGTTCGGCGGACAGCATGTTGTTAACCTGGTTCTCGGTATCGGCATGATCGGGGCTGGTATTCTCTTCTGTGTGAACGGCGCGTGGCTGCCGTTTCTGGTGATGCTGGCCATTGCGCTTGTGCTCGGTGTGCTGCTGATTGTGCCGATCGGCGGTGCCGACATGCCGGTGATCGTATCGATGCTGAACTCATACTCGGGCTGGGCTGCGGCCGGTATCGGCTTCACGCTCGGGAACAATATGCTGATTATTGCCGGCGCACTGGTCGGCTCATCCGGTGCCATTCTCTCCTATATCATGTGCAAGGCGATGAATCGTTCGCTGTTCAATGTGTTGCTCGGCGGTTTCGGTGGTGATGCTCCGGCAGCTGGTGGTGCTGCCGCTGCAGGCGAGCGTCCGGTGCACTCAGGGGCAGCGGAGGATGCGGCATTCATGATCGGCAATGCGCGTTCCGTGGTCATTATTCCGGGATATGGTCTGGCGGTAGCGCGTGCCCAGCATGCCCTGAAAGAGATGGTTGATCTGCTGCTGAAGCAGGGCGTTGAGGTGAAGTTTGCCATTCATCCGGTTGCAGGTCGCATGCCAGGCCACATGAACGTTCTGCTGGCTGAGGCTGATGTGCCTTACGATATCGTGTTTGAGATGGATGAGATCAACTCTGAGTTTGCAGAGACCGATGTGGCGCTGGTGATTGGTGCCAATGATGTGGTGAATCCGGCGGCCAAAACCGATCCGGCGAGCCCGATCTACGGTATGCCGATTCTTGAGGCGGCCAAGGCACATCATGTGATTGTGGTTAAGCGTTCGCTGGCTGCAGGCTATGCCGGACTCGATAATGATCTGTTCTATATGGATCGCACCATGATGCTTTTTGATGATGCCAAGAAGGCGTGCGAAAAGATTATCCAGGCGCTTGATTAG
- a CDS encoding NAD(P) transhydrogenase subunit alpha: protein MDMVQQATQAAAETSHDPFVFSFTVFVLAVIVGYHVVWNVTPALHTPLMSVTNAISSIVIVGALLAAGPVEMNLATVLGLIAVGLASVNIFGGFMVTQRMLAMFKKRR from the coding sequence ATGGATATGGTGCAGCAGGCAACTCAGGCGGCAGCCGAAACCTCGCATGACCCATTTGTGTTCTCGTTTACCGTTTTCGTGCTGGCGGTTATTGTTGGTTACCATGTGGTGTGGAATGTCACACCGGCTCTGCATACGCCGCTGATGAGCGTAACCAATGCCATCTCCAGTATTGTTATTGTCGGCGCGCTGCTGGCCGCAGGTCCCGTTGAGATGAATCTGGCAACCGTACTCGGGCTGATCGCTGTCGGCCTGGCCTCGGTGAATATCTTCGGTGGTTTTATGGTGACCCAGCGCATGCTGGCGATGTTCAAGAAGCGCAGGTAG
- a CDS encoding Re/Si-specific NAD(P)(+) transhydrogenase subunit alpha: MLIAVPAETQTHEKRVAATPETVGKLVAAGCTVVVEREAGHAARFPDAAYEKAGARLVDGFRACCADADLVLKVRAPSTVELKDIKSGTAVAALLSPFTNPLLKDYADAGLACFCMEMIPRISRAQSMDVLSSQANIAGYKAVLLAMEHYGRFMPMLMTAAGTVQPAKVLILGAGVAGLQAIATARRMGATVEVFDVRAAAKEQVQSLGARFVEVASDQDAEDSGGYAKEMDDDYKRRQSELVAEHVAKSDIIITTALIPGKPAPVLISEEMVKSMKPGSVIVDLAVEMGGNCPLSEMDQVVEKYGVMLVGVGNIPSLMATDASQLYARNMLNFIQPMLDAESGRLNIDMEDEVVAAALICRDGEFLKPQLLGAEVK, translated from the coding sequence ATGTTGATCGCGGTTCCAGCCGAAACCCAGACCCATGAAAAACGCGTTGCTGCAACGCCTGAGACTGTTGGCAAGCTTGTTGCCGCAGGCTGTACGGTGGTGGTCGAGCGTGAAGCAGGGCATGCCGCCCGTTTTCCCGATGCGGCCTATGAGAAGGCTGGCGCCCGCCTGGTCGACGGCTTCAGGGCCTGTTGCGCTGATGCCGACCTTGTACTCAAGGTGCGCGCACCATCCACGGTGGAGCTGAAAGATATCAAGAGCGGTACCGCCGTTGCCGCGCTGCTCTCGCCATTCACCAATCCGCTGTTAAAAGATTATGCCGATGCCGGGCTCGCCTGTTTCTGCATGGAGATGATCCCGCGTATTTCGCGCGCCCAGAGCATGGATGTGCTCTCGTCGCAGGCCAATATTGCAGGTTATAAAGCGGTGCTGTTGGCGATGGAGCATTACGGCCGTTTTATGCCGATGCTGATGACTGCAGCAGGCACAGTGCAGCCGGCCAAGGTGCTGATTCTCGGAGCCGGCGTCGCAGGGCTCCAGGCGATTGCCACGGCGCGCCGCATGGGGGCAACGGTTGAGGTGTTCGATGTGCGTGCAGCTGCCAAGGAGCAGGTGCAGAGTCTTGGCGCCCGCTTTGTTGAGGTGGCGTCCGACCAGGATGCCGAAGATTCCGGTGGTTATGCCAAAGAGATGGATGACGATTACAAGCGCCGCCAGTCGGAGCTGGTTGCCGAGCATGTCGCCAAGTCCGATATTATCATCACCACGGCGCTGATTCCCGGCAAGCCGGCGCCGGTGCTGATCAGCGAAGAGATGGTCAAATCGATGAAGCCCGGCTCGGTGATAGTTGATCTGGCGGTTGAGATGGGCGGCAACTGCCCGCTCTCGGAGATGGATCAGGTGGTCGAGAAGTATGGCGTAATGCTTGTCGGCGTGGGCAATATCCCATCCCTGATGGCAACCGATGCCAGTCAGCTCTATGCCCGTAATATGCTCAATTTTATCCAGCCGATGCTCGATGCCGAGTCCGGCAGGTTGAATATTGATATGGAAGATGAGGTGGTTGCGGCCGCCCTGATCTGCCGTGATGGCGAATTTCTCAAGCCGCAGCTGCTTGGCGCGGAGGTGAAGTGA
- the folK gene encoding 2-amino-4-hydroxy-6-hydroxymethyldihydropteridine diphosphokinase yields the protein MAEVLIGMGSNIEPEKHLLAAATALRIQFGSVAFSSVYRSAAVGMQGSDFLNACCRLQSEMPAGEIKLCLKGLEDAQGRDRSEGSWRPRTLDLDVLMYGGEVLDDELYRYAHAFVPAAELVEIDLPCDDEKTVTLVELRL from the coding sequence ATGGCTGAGGTATTAATCGGCATGGGCTCCAATATCGAGCCGGAAAAGCACCTGCTGGCGGCGGCAACGGCACTGCGCATTCAATTCGGGAGTGTTGCCTTCTCATCGGTCTATCGTTCTGCGGCCGTCGGCATGCAGGGGTCCGATTTCCTCAATGCCTGCTGTCGTCTGCAGAGCGAAATGCCGGCAGGCGAGATTAAGCTCTGCCTGAAAGGGTTGGAAGATGCGCAGGGGAGGGACCGCTCCGAGGGTTCATGGCGGCCGCGGACCCTGGACCTTGATGTGCTGATGTATGGCGGCGAGGTTCTGGACGATGAGCTCTACCGTTATGCGCACGCTTTTGTGCCTGCAGCGGAACTGGTTGAGATCGACCTGCCCTGCGATGATGAAAAAACAGTAACCTTAGTCGAATTGCGCTTGTAA
- the folB gene encoding dihydroneopterin aldolase translates to MSAKDLVLIEGLEIRTVIGIYDWEREIRQTVRLDLEMAWDTSGAAESDDIHDALDYKSVSKRLISFVESSSFGLIEKLAEECARIVIGEFGVPWLRLKMSKPGAVRGTENVAVVIERGSRD, encoded by the coding sequence ATGAGCGCGAAAGACCTTGTGTTAATTGAGGGTTTGGAGATCCGGACCGTCATCGGGATTTATGACTGGGAACGGGAAATCAGGCAGACTGTTCGCCTTGACCTGGAGATGGCCTGGGACACCTCCGGAGCGGCCGAGTCGGACGATATTCATGATGCACTGGACTATAAATCGGTCTCCAAGCGGCTGATCTCATTTGTTGAATCCTCCAGCTTCGGGCTGATCGAGAAGCTGGCCGAAGAGTGCGCACGGATAGTCATCGGCGAGTTTGGTGTTCCGTGGTTGCGGTTGAAGATGTCAAAGCCGGGAGCTGTGCGCGGTACCGAGAATGTTGCCGTGGTGATCGAGCGGGGAAGCCGCGACTGA
- a CDS encoding zinc-finger domain-containing protein, translating into MSSVVIKSIEEIVSCSDNGQHPLIYISLKDGSGQCQYCGQKFVRITKAEASNQDKIAA; encoded by the coding sequence ATGAGTAGTGTCGTTATCAAGTCTATCGAAGAGATCGTTTCATGTTCGGACAACGGGCAGCACCCTCTCATCTACATCAGCCTTAAGGATGGCAGCGGCCAGTGTCAGTATTGCGGCCAGAAATTCGTCCGCATCACGAAAGCTGAAGCCAGCAATCAGGACAAAATCGCCGCATAA
- the rlmB gene encoding 23S rRNA (guanosine(2251)-2'-O)-methyltransferase RlmB yields the protein MSSNVIAGIHAVKHTLDAGEPIEELMVEKGKSHPRLNELVHLAKKGRLRVSFVPREKLAKLAGNVPHQGVVARLASRSGRPALSFEQWLDGLDMGSKPLVLLLDQVTDPHNLGACIRTAEAAGCVGVIVPKDNAADLHSPVVAKSACGALARVPLLQVTNLKRSMEKLQQAGFWVTGLAGEAESSIYDANLNGATAVVMGSEGKGMRRLVREGCDQLISIPMPGQVESLNVSVATGIALFEINRQRNK from the coding sequence ATGAGCAGTAATGTGATCGCCGGCATCCATGCCGTAAAACATACGCTGGATGCGGGAGAGCCGATCGAAGAGCTGATGGTCGAGAAGGGCAAATCGCACCCGCGCCTCAATGAACTGGTGCATCTGGCGAAGAAGGGGCGGCTGCGTGTCAGTTTTGTGCCGCGCGAGAAACTGGCGAAGCTGGCCGGCAATGTGCCGCATCAGGGTGTTGTGGCCCGGCTGGCTTCAAGAAGCGGCAGGCCGGCACTCTCCTTTGAGCAGTGGCTTGATGGGCTCGACATGGGCTCTAAGCCGCTGGTGCTGCTGCTCGACCAGGTGACCGATCCGCACAACCTCGGCGCCTGCATCCGCACGGCCGAAGCGGCTGGATGTGTTGGTGTGATTGTGCCCAAGGATAATGCGGCGGATCTGCACTCGCCGGTGGTGGCAAAGAGCGCTTGCGGTGCGCTGGCCAGGGTTCCGCTGTTGCAGGTGACTAATCTGAAGCGCTCGATGGAGAAGCTGCAGCAGGCCGGGTTCTGGGTTACCGGGCTTGCCGGTGAGGCGGAGAGCTCGATCTATGATGCGAACCTGAACGGGGCGACTGCGGTGGTGATGGGTTCCGAGGGGAAAGGGATGCGCAGGTTGGTGCGTGAAGGCTGTGATCAGCTGATCAGCATTCCAATGCCGGGGCAGGTGGAGTCTTTGAATGTTTCGGTGGCGACCGGCATTGCGCTGTTTGAGATCAACAGACAGCGCAATAAATGA